TGTACAGGTATCGTCTTCGCAGTTTGCCACACTAAACCGTGCTTCGTATTTAGGAGATGCATCTTTGATGACAAATTGATGGGGATGCGTAGTGTTTAGTCGGTTTCGACTGCCGATGCGTTCTATGGAGAAGGGATATTGTTTTTTACCATCGGCACTGCGCCAAAGCCCCTGAATGTTCTCAAACTCATCTAATTCCCCTTTGAAGGTTCCGGTGATGCGCCCAGCAGCATCGTATTCTGAAGCAGAGAACTGGGCTTCATACAGGCTTCCGCGCAAGGTAATGGGCTTGTTTTGAGAAGCATAAACATACGTTCCAATTAGTACGTCCTCGGTCAGTGAAAGGTGCATTAAAATTTGAAATTTCCCATTGATACTACCGTTGTAATAAAGTAGGATACTGGTATCTGATTGGCTTTGCCCTCGTGTGCTTAAGGAAAAAAGAAGGCCAAACAGAAGAAAAAGGCATGTTTTCATCATAATTAGGGTTAAAGGATAAATAAAAAAAGGCAGTAACGATGTTACCGCCTAATAAGATACTATTTATTGGCTAAAACAGATGACCAAAATCGGCTCATCGCCGGAAAAGCAGGGAGAACATCCAAGCAGAAGCCTTGGTTTCTTGTTCGGTAATGCGGTTTTGGGTATTTCCCGTGGACCATTCGGCGGCCAAGGTTGCCTTACGGCCAATCCGGAACCCGCCTTTTATGGCCAGTTGTAGATTTCGGAAATCCGTCTGCGAAAGTTGGTTGGCGTCTTCGTCATAGTTATTATTCCGGTAATATCCCCAAGTGGCGCGTGGAATAACCATCAGGCGCCCCAATGCCAAACCGCGATGCAGGTGTACATTTCCACCGTAGCGTATGATAAAAGGTTCTACCAAACTGCCATCGTCGTCGTAGTAACTGCCAGCGCGTGCAAATCCCTGTAACGTAAGGCCCAATCTTTCGGGGTGGTGTTTTCGGGTGCGTCGTCCAATAATGGGGATGTAAAGTTCTGGCCCAACAGAGACCGCCTTTAAACCGCTTGCAAGTTCGGTATTGGCCGCATGTAAATAAAAATTACGCACGCCCAGACGCAAAGCGGTGGTTTGGTCGCCATTTACCTTAGCGGTTAGAACCCCCACTTCAAGATTACTACTCATAAACTGGGCGTGTGTGCTTGGGGCCATCAACCAAACGCCCAAAACGGTGATCAAGATTCTTTTCATGGTTCTGCTTTTATGGTTAAAATATTGGTGATTGCGGTATAATACAAGAATTGCATAGAGACATCAAGGTATTTTTTTGAAAACAGCCATGCCTTTTCCATTAACCAGATGCTGATAATCGGGAAAGCAGGCAAGTCAGAAAAAATCATCAAAAGAAAATGGAACCTTTCATGTATGTTGGATGTTTTAAAAAAATTGCATCATTTTCCAAAAACACGTGGTAAACCACCATCCCATATTTCGGCTTTTTGCTGGCTTTTTATTGGTCTGGTTGTTATTGCTCCATATTCCGGTAGTGGTTCATGCGTGCGCTATGTCGGGAAAGAAGCAAGTGGCGGGAAAGAGGGCATGTTGTCGGATGAAGGGCAAGAAGGGACAGCCACGTGTTGGGTCTCATGCCTTTAAGAAAACACTCCATTCCAAAAGTTGTCATCGTGCCTCGGTTGCGCATCGGAATACACCACATACTCCCCAACCATCCAGCCTTAAACGGGCCGTATGTTGCAAGGTAGAAGTACCCCAAACCGATACCGCCGCTGGGATTATTGTGCCAACTTCTACCAACGATTTGGTCGCGCCTATTTCTACGGCCTCGTTGGTGGTATTGGATTCGGGACTGCCCCAACCCAAGCCGTTTTTCTATCATGAGGCCCGTCCGCCACCGGACAACTGGCAAGCACTACTCTGCATTTTTCGGAATTAGGATATTTGTTCAAATCTTTGTATTACAATGCTTTGTACTAAAGCAGTATAAGGCTTGGTGTTAACGATAGGGAGATGTTGTTAACACCCAAACACTGAACTTAAACCTAATTCAACCATGAAATTCTTTTTCTTTTTTCTTCTTTTAAGTCTTCCGTTTACCTATACGCAGTCCCATAAAATGGGTGAAACCTGCGAACATTGCAAAGAAAATTGTGCTTGCACGGGTGAAACGTGTGTGCGTTGCAAAAAAGGTGACGGCCACAAAGCGGGTGAAGCCTGCGAACATTGCAAAAAAGGCGACGGCCACAAAGCGGGTGAAGCCTGCGAACATTGCAAAAAAGGCGACGGCCACAAAACAAGCAGTGAGGAACCCAAAGAATCGGCCACAGCCGCTCCACAAAACGTCTTAGAAGCGGGCCTTAGAAGTGAGTTGCGTTCCGTTCTGACCGCCTATTTTTCGGTGAAGGATGCGTTAGTAAAAGACAATCCAAACGATGCAATTACACAAGCAAAGGCACTCCGTTTGACACTCGGAAAAGTGACAAGAGACAAATTCCAAGCAAATCAACGGACGGCATATATATCCCTTGCAGCGAAAATAGACGAAAGCGCCGCTTCCATTTCGAGTGCCAATGCCATTAAAGACCAACGTATGGCCTTTATACGCCTTTCGGAGGCTACTATTGCATTCGTAAAGACCTTCAACGTTTTGGATATGCCCGCATATCTGCAATTTTGCCCGATGGCCAATCAAGGAAAAGGCGCCGACTGGCTGAGTATGGAGAAGGTCATTAAAAACCCGTACTATGGCAAGAGCATGTTGACGTGTGGGAACGTAAAAGCGACCATTAATTAATTTTTTCACTTCTTTGGAGAACGGGAGGTTTCAGATTGGGACCTCCTGTTCCCGTATTAGCTAAAAATGGGTATGAAGAAGTGTTTTAAAAATAGACTCCTATGGACTTGCCTTGCTTTTTTCTTGCTACAAAGTGGGGGATGGAGTCAAGCCCAAAACATTATCCGGTACGATTTGTATGTGGGCGAAAAAACAGTCAATTTCACCGGTAAAAATGTGGCGGCAATAGTGATTAACAACCAATTACCAGCACCCACCCTTACGTTTACAGAGGGCGATATTGCCGAGATTTATGTTCACAACACCTTACGCGAAGAGACGATGTTGCATTGGCATGGGCTTCTCTTGCCCAATCGTTACGACGGTGTACCCTATCTGACAACAGCGCCTATTCAGCCGGGCGAAACCAAGTTGTTCACTTTTCCCTTGATCCAAAGTGGAACCTACTGGTACCATAGTCACACGGGAATGCAGGAACAAAAAGGCATGTATGGGGCCTTGATTGTCCATAAAAAACAAGACGATCCAACCATTCGGCCACAAGATAAACTCCCGGAATACGTCTTATTACTGAGTGATTGGACGAACGAAGACCCCAACCAAATCCACCGCAGTTTACACCATGCCACCGACTGGTATGCTATCAAAAAAGGAGCCACCCAAAACTACGGCGAGGCCCTCCGAAAAGGCCACATCAAAACCAAATTAGTGAATGAATGGAAGCGTATGTTAGCGATGGATGTCTCGGATGTGTATTATGAACAGTTTCTGGCCAATGGCCAGCCCGAACAAAATGCACCGCAGTTTAAAGCCAGAGATCAGGTGCGCGTGCGAATCATTAATGGGAGTGCATCCACCTATTTTTGGTTAGAATATGCAGGTGGGAAAATGAGCGTCATAGCGAGCGATGGCAAAGATGTGGAACCCGTTGGGGTAGATCGGATGATGATTGCTGTTGCAGAAACCTACGATGTAGTGCTGAACATCCCCGAAAATAAGCGTTACGAACTGAAGGCCACCTCGGAAGATCGTACAAACTATGCTTCTTTGTTTCTTGGAAGCGGCGATACGGTTCAACAGCCAGTCTTGCCCAAACTCAAATACTTTGAGGGCATGAAGATGATGAACGATATGATGCGCTTAGATGGCTCGATGGATGATATGGGCATGAACATGTCGCTCCAACAAATGGACATGAATACGGTGATGTACCCAGAGGTGTCTGGCTATGAAGATGGAAAACAAGACCCGTCCCGTTATGTGGTCTCGGATGATTTTACCGTGTTGAACTATGCGATGCTACGCTCTACAACCAAAACCACACTCCCCGAAGGACCCATTAGAACCCTCCGGTTTGAACTAACGGGCAATATGAACCGCTATGTATGGACACTCAATAACCGCACCGTATCGGAAAGTGATGTGATCCAGATTAAACAAGGCGAAAACATCCGAATAGAGCTGTATAACGGTTCCATGATGCGTCATCCGATGCACTTACATGGGCATTTTTTTCGTGTGATCAATGGACAAGAAGCATATGCTCCGCTCAAGAATGTGCTGGACATTATGCCGATGGAAACCAATACCATAGAATTTGCCGCAAACGATAAAAGTGGAGGGGATTGGTTTTTCCATTGCCATATCCTCTACCATATGATGGCAGGTATGGGGCGGATTTTCCGCTACGAAAACTCTCCTCCAAATCCTGAAATCCCTGATCCCAAGAAAGCGCTACGTAAAGTGTATCAAGACGATCGGCAGTTTCATGCCATGATTCATGCAGGATTACAAACCAATGGGAGTGAAGGAATGTTGGGCTTTGGAAATACCCGCTGGTCTATCGGGACGCACTGGCATGTAGGTTGGCTAAACCACCCTAAAGTGGAGGTAGAAACACACGTCGGGCGTTTCATAGGCCGGAATCAATTCCTGATGCCATATGTTGGCATAGATTTCCGAAACCAAACCCATGCCAACGAGAAAGACTGGTTGGGTCAAGATCATTCCCATGAAAAAATCCATATAGTTGCTGGATTTCGTTATGTATTACCGCTTTTTCTGGAATTAGATGCGCGAATGGATCATACCGGGCGTGTTAAAATGAAGTTGAGCCGTGAGGATTTGGCGTTTTCGAGCCGAGGTAGATTGGGGATGTCT
The sequence above is drawn from the Bacteroidetes Order II. bacterium genome and encodes:
- a CDS encoding multicopper oxidase domain-containing protein; translation: MKKCFKNRLLWTCLAFFLLQSGGWSQAQNIIRYDLYVGEKTVNFTGKNVAAIVINNQLPAPTLTFTEGDIAEIYVHNTLREETMLHWHGLLLPNRYDGVPYLTTAPIQPGETKLFTFPLIQSGTYWYHSHTGMQEQKGMYGALIVHKKQDDPTIRPQDKLPEYVLLLSDWTNEDPNQIHRSLHHATDWYAIKKGATQNYGEALRKGHIKTKLVNEWKRMLAMDVSDVYYEQFLANGQPEQNAPQFKARDQVRVRIINGSASTYFWLEYAGGKMSVIASDGKDVEPVGVDRMMIAVAETYDVVLNIPENKRYELKATSEDRTNYASLFLGSGDTVQQPVLPKLKYFEGMKMMNDMMRLDGSMDDMGMNMSLQQMDMNTVMYPEVSGYEDGKQDPSRYVVSDDFTVLNYAMLRSTTKTTLPEGPIRTLRFELTGNMNRYVWTLNNRTVSESDVIQIKQGENIRIELYNGSMMRHPMHLHGHFFRVINGQEAYAPLKNVLDIMPMETNTIEFAANDKSGGDWFFHCHILYHMMAGMGRIFRYENSPPNPEIPDPKKALRKVYQDDRQFHAMIHAGLQTNGSEGMLGFGNTRWSIGTHWHVGWLNHPKVEVETHVGRFIGRNQFLMPYVGIDFRNQTHANEKDWLGQDHSHEKIHIVAGFRYVLPLFLELDARMDHTGRVKMKLSREDLAFSSRGRLGMSITSEREYLLDVHYILTKKLALSASYHNEMGWGAGLAFTY
- a CDS encoding DUF3347 domain-containing protein, which gives rise to MKFFFFFLLLSLPFTYTQSHKMGETCEHCKENCACTGETCVRCKKGDGHKAGEACEHCKKGDGHKAGEACEHCKKGDGHKTSSEEPKESATAAPQNVLEAGLRSELRSVLTAYFSVKDALVKDNPNDAITQAKALRLTLGKVTRDKFQANQRTAYISLAAKIDESAASISSANAIKDQRMAFIRLSEATIAFVKTFNVLDMPAYLQFCPMANQGKGADWLSMEKVIKNPYYGKSMLTCGNVKATIN